One Drechmeria coniospora strain ARSEF 6962 chromosome 01, whole genome shotgun sequence genomic region harbors:
- a CDS encoding SAC3/GANP domain protein — protein MPMWPGTPQAPGVPPPPTPASYAYPANPAFVQVQVRQGFGQYVPPPPPQFPGFAPPPPSPVVAEPPPAQVPTAEQPKGKTAWPESVRRYVQRSFLTQNDDATIPRADVENKLKETIGVAKDNGTLYTIDWDKVPLPQALVKLEREAHLNGSASSASPLSSESATSKKRKSSEFANGDAPLSPWRSTNPRSLESRVSYPSLLSRTSADEPVTKQSKLQKEAANRRKRRFENEYRAVHRSPTPPPSTGPIVGTSQVLEKRYLRLTAPPVPSNVRPESVLRQTLDLLKKKWRKEANYSYVCDQFKSMRQDLTVQRIKNEFTVSVYEIHARIALEKGDIGEYNQCQTQLRSLYELGLKGNPFEFKAYRILYFIHTANRSGLNDTLAALTAAEKEELPIKHALAVRSALALGNYNKFFQLYLDTPNMGAYLMDMFVMRERLAALCNICKSYKPDVNLRFLTEVLAFESDADAAQFIIDQQGQHLLEDRQSHISFLTGKAGSVFEAAKTTAFRKVDIKGQI, from the exons ATGCCTATGTGGCCAGGAACGCCGCAAGCGCCAGGCGtccccccgccgccgacgcctgcgTCCTACGCATATCCTGCCA ATCCCGCCTTTGTCCAAGTCCAGGTTCGACAGGGCTTCGGCCAATACgtgcctcccccccctccacaGTTTCCCGGATTCGCGCCTCCACCGCCCTCCCCCGTGGTCGCcgagccgccgcctgccCAAGTTCCAACGGCCGAACAGCCCAAGGGCAAGACGGCATGGCCAGAGTCTGTCCGCCGCTATGTCCAAAGATCCTTCTTGACCCAGAATGACGACGCCACCATCCCCCGCGCCGACGTGGAGAATAAACTGAAGGAGACGATCGGCGTAGCCAAGGACAACGGCACCCTGTATACGATTGACTGGGACAAGGTGCCCCTACCCCAAGCCCTCGTGAAACTCGAACGGGAAGCGCATCTGAACGGGAGCGCCTCGTCCGCATCGCCTCTCTCGTCGGAGTCGGCGACGTCCAAGAAAAGAAAATCGTCCGAATTCGCAAACGGTGACGCTCCTCTGTCGCCCTGGCGCTCTACTAACCCTCGCTCTCTCGAAAGCCGTGTATCGTATCCATCCCTTCTCAGCCGAACATCTGCCGATGAGCCCGTGACGAAACAGAGTAAGTTGcagaaggaggcggccaacAGGCGGAAGCGGCGATTCGAGAACGAATATAGAGCCGTCCATAGATCACCAacgccaccgccgtcgacggggccCATAGTTGGGACGTCCCAAGTGCTGGAGAAGAGGTATCTGCGCCTCACGGCCCCGCCGGTGCCTTCCAACGTGCGGCCCGAATCCGTTCTTCGCCAAACGTTGGATCTTCTCAAGAAGAAGTGGCGCAAGGAGGCCAACTACTCCTACGTTTGCGACCAGTTCAAGTCCATGCGCCAAGACCTCACCGTGCAACGAATCAAGAATGAATTCACCGTTTCCGTGTATGAGATTCACGCCAGGATTGCCCTGGAGAAGGGGGACATCGGTGAGTATAACCAGTGCCAGACGCAGCTTCGATCCCTCTACGAACTGGGCCTCAAAGGAAATCCCTTTGAGTTCAAGGCGTACCGCATTTTGTATTTCATCCACACCGCCAACCGGTCCGGGTTGAACGACACGttggcggccttgacggcagcggagaaggaggagctGCCGATCAAGCATGCCTTGGCGGTGCGCTCCGCCCTCGCCCTGGGCAACTACAACAAGTTCTTCCAGCTGTACCTCGACACACCCAACATGGGGGCATATCTCATGGATATGTTCGTCATGAGGGAACGTCTCGCGGCGCTGTGCAACATCTGCAAGAG CTACAAGCCTGATGTGAACCTTCGCTTCCTGACGGAGGTGCTTGCGTTCGAGTctgatgccgatgccgcccagTTCATCATCGACCAGCAAGGCCAACACCTCCTTGAGGATCGTCAAAGCCATATTTCCTTCCTCACGGGCAAAGCCGGCTCCGTCTTCGAAgcggccaagacgacggcgttTCGCAAAGTGGACATCAAGGGGCAGATCTGA
- a CDS encoding Mitochondrial 18kDa protein, whose product MPWWGGSKEPRSKPEAAEPTVETSDSSSSFDPKKLPKRERLPKGLQTIVDKADGDSGFFDDLREGYVPPSTDSNLRYAAYATRFRTILQSAHRYVAYTSDIGESFRPVAHPHLVRTAYGISWIYILGDVSYEGYKAYRHNQRILHPERQLMPHQEKNTGLTVDEAKDLKPGVVSPLEDWRTVMVQRGIFQSVASMGLPAFTIHSVVRYSGRAMKNVKNTAIRTWTPIGLGLAVVPFLPAVFDKPVEEAIEWAFHKGFSAAGGKSYVGDAPTIGREDLLDKRPKTKEE is encoded by the exons ATGCCTTGGTGGGGGGGGTCGAAAGAGCCTCGATCGAAGCCCGAGGCGGCAGAGCCAACGGTCGAAACGTCCGAtagctcgtcctcgtttGACCCCAAGAAACTTCCCAAGAGGGAAAGGCTTCCCAAAGGTTTGCAAACCATCGTAGACAAGGCAGATGGCGACAGCGGTTTCTTCGATGACCTGCGCGAAGGATA CGTCCCTCCGTCGACCGACAGCAACCTCCGTTATGCCGCCTACGCGACCAGATTTCGGACCATCCTCCAGTCGGCACACCGCTATGTCGCGTACACGTCCGACATTGGTGAATCCTTCCGTCCCGTCGCCCACCCTCACCTCGTTCGAACGGCGTACGGGATTTCTTGGATCTACATCTTGGGCGATGTCTCGTATGAGGGCTACAAGGCGTACCGGCACAATCAGCGAATTCTCCACCCCGAACGGCAACTCATGCCTCATCAAGAAAAAAATACCGGTCTaacggtcgacgaggcgaagGATCTCAAGCCCGGCGTCGTCTCACCCCTCGAGGACTGGCGAACGGTCATGGTGCAGCGAGGCATCTTCCAGAGCGTCGCGAGCATGGGACTCCCTGCTTTCACAATCCACAGCGTCGTCCGCTACTCTGGACGGGCCATGAAAAATGTGAAGAACACGGCCATTCGAACATGGACCCCCATCGGCCTTGGTCTTGCCGTCGTCCCCTTCTTGCCAGCCGTATTTGACaagccggtcgaggaggcgatCGAGTGGGCTTTTCACAAGggcttctcggccgcggGCGGAAAGTCATACGTGGGCGACGCACCTACAATAGGCCGAGAGGATCTGCTTGACAAACGGCCGAAAACGAAAGAGGAATAA
- a CDS encoding zinc finger protein, giving the protein MTPSSDSGSRETSYVEMRDRTDATLVGKHCQFDYCNQLDFLPFLCQSCSKTYCLDHRTETAHKCSNPGAWAERRRLAQLARPSIGQGKLLRDRVSQKPCASTDCKTVVGTSLTPGVHCQTCKRDYCLKHRLMDDHDCKNLVPIGAGPLQMDVAQKTRSALDKLRAWGSAKKERAERVLPKPKPSSAAARLAAVAKLKKTAKGRKDIAEEKRIYLYVEAEAETAKAKLPKGEFFFSKDWVVGRLLDDAAQNLQVQNMNNQSSEERDKLRVFHVEGGRLLEFGEKIGAALQSGNTVILLRGIGPPPSLMEM; this is encoded by the coding sequence ATGACTCCATCATCGGATTCGGGCTCTCGCGAGACGAGCTATGTCGAAATGCGTGACAGGACTGACGCGACCTTGGTCGGCAAGCACTGCCAATTTGATTACTGCAATCAACTAGACTTCCTCCCCTTTCTGTGCCAATCCTGCTCCAAGACATACTGTCTCGACCACCGGACAGAGACGGCGCACAAATGCTCGAACCCTGGAGCGTGGGCGGAACGCAGGAGGCTCGCCCAGCTCGCGCGGCCATCCATCGGACAGGGCAAGCTGCTGCGAGACAGAGTCTCCCAGAAGCCATGCGCATCGACGGACTGCAAGACCGTCGTGGGGACATCGCTCACGCCCGGTGTTCACTGCCAGACGTGCAAGCGGGATTACTGTCTGAAGCACCGTCTAATGGATGATCACGACTGCAAAAACCTCGTTCCCATCGGGGCGGGGCCTCTCCAGATGGACGTCGCTCAGAAAACGAGGTCTGCCCTCGACAAGCTGCGGGCCTGGGGTAGCGCCAAGAAGGAACGGGCAGAGAGAGTTTTACCGAAACCTAAACCGAGCTCTGCAGCGGCCAGACTTGCGGCCGTCGCGAAGCTGAAGAAGACGGCAAAGGGGCGCAAGGACATTGCTGAGGAGAAGCGAATATACCTCTACGTGGAGGCGGAAGCTGAAACGGCCAAAGCCAAGCTGCCCAAGGGGGAGTTCTTCTTCTCCAAAGACtgggtcgtcggccggctgtTGGATGATGCCGCCCAGAACCTTCAGGTCCAGAACATGAACAACCAAAGCTCCGAGGAACGAGATAAACTGCGCGTCTTTCACGTCGAGGGAGGACGGTTGTTGGAGTTTGGCGAGAAGATTGGGGCAGCCCTGCAAAGTGGCAACACGGTCATATTGTTGAGAGGGAttgggccgccgccgagcctgaTGGAGATGTGA
- a CDS encoding hypothetical protein (related to VPS36 protein, involved in vacuolar protein sorting) → MFLKHVDLTSALRPSYLPDEVLLFVQDNVGLYEGKFKLPSQQNGQVYLTSHRICYVDKNEPRANSVALDLKEVDRYEFYAGFLKSSPKVTIIPKPSKRSFIRDRAIPNSTSSSALDPHSSSLRDGPFRPPAGPPPATTATWVCTICSFSNPVPVNFDPQAANAHTPLPPCLACGIKPTLSHVLKAAITNASNRTSTATGVSNGPGLPVRGKGPDLAAQATSSGDVSNSQNPRKGSTSVAGHAATVQCPRCTFSNHPSLLSCEICGASLKVLPSPSMTTHAGDEFLRAQSPGPVLDGKSKAGPNGIHVSESVKFSFRDGGERIFYERLKGAITQRKWLLQNAPPAPKSGRMYDGGNGASSDTAGGKTKTAGIAGLEQLGLNMRKNDELLIGSAFEDLAALMSSAKEVIALAERFARQNAANGDASAEEKAILAESASQLGLITTKDIVGGGASESLYLSELSRNMAEFLADDSRGVLKKAGGIITLVDLWAMFNRARGGVELVSPMDFKKAAGLWESLKLPVRLRTFRSGVMVVQGRDRTDDITIRTLLGWLQDLHEFPPERDVAWDWREFGRGVTAQEAAERFGWSLGVAEEELLMAEDNGALCREEGLEGLKFWKNYIDTGDIPPPKSKEEQQEEEIIRSLKGSGFV, encoded by the exons ATGTTTCTAAAACACGTCGACCTCACCAGCGCATTACGGCCCTCGTATTTACCGGATGAGGTGCTTCTCTTTGTACAAGACAATGTCGGCCTCTACGAGGG CAAATTCAAGCTTCCAAGCCAGCAGAATGGCCAGGTCTACCTGACATCGCATCGGATCTGTTATGTCGACAAGAATGAGCCCCGCGCGAACTCGGTCGCGCTGGACCTAAAGGAGGTTGATCGATACGAGTTCTACGCAGGATTCCTCAAGTCTTCGCCCAAGGTCACCATCATTCCAAAGCCTTCGAAGCGGTCATTCATCCGTGACCGCGCAATACCAAACTCGACATCGTCATCCGCACTTGACCCCCATTCTTCCTCTCTTCGGGACGGTCCATTCCGACCTCCTGCTGGCCCTCCTCCGGCGACAACGGCGACGTGGGTGTGCACCATTTGCAGCTTCTCCAACCCCGTGCCGGTAAACTTTGACCCTCAAGCGGCGAACGCGCACACGCCTCTACCTCCCTGTTTGGCCTGCGGCATAAAACCTACTCTCTCGCACGTGCTGAAGGCGGCCATCACCAACGCGAGCAACAGAActtcgacggcgacagggGTGTCAAATGGCCCGGGACTTCCGGTTCGGGGCAAGGGACCCGACCTTGCTGCgcaggcgacgagctcgggaGATGTCTCCAATTCGCAGAATCCAAGGAAAGGATCCACGTCAGTCGCCGGTCACGCCGCCACCGTTCAATGCCCCAGATGCACCTTCTCGAACCATCCTTCACTGTTATCCTGTGAAATTTGCGGTGCCTCTCTAAAAGTCCTGCCGTCACCGTCCATGACAACGCATGCAGGTGACGAATTTCTACGAGCGCAATCGCCCGGGCCCGTGCTGGACGGCAAAAGCAAGGCAGGGCCAAATGGGATACACGTTTCAGAAAGTGTCAAATTTTCCTTTCGCGATGGCGGAGAGAGGATCTTTTACGAACGCCTGAAAGGCGCCATAACACAGCGAAAGTGGCTGCTGCAGAACGCACCACCGGCGCCAAAGAGCGGCCGAATGTACGACGGCGGCAATGGAGCATCCTCCGACACAGCAGGTGGCAAGACAAAAACCGCTGGCATAGCAGGTCTTGAGCAGCTCGGGCTCAACATGCGCAAGAATGACGAGCTTCTCATCGGCAGCGCGTTCGAAGACCTGGCTGCGTTGATGTCTTCCGCCAAGGAGGTCATCGCTCTAGCGGAACGCTTTGCCCGGCAGAATGCGGCCAATGGCGatgcctcggccgaggagaaggcgaTTTTGGCCGAATCGGCCAGCCAGCTGGGTCTCATCACGACAAAGGATATTGTCGGAGGGGGCGCGTCGGAGTCGCTCTACCTTTCTGAGCTGTCTCGAAACATGGCCGagttcctcgccgacgactcgAGAGGAGTTCTCAAGAAagccggcggcatcatcaccctcgtcgacctctgGGCCATGTTCAACCGGGCGAGAGGTGGTGTCGAGCTCGTCAGCCCCATGGATTTCAAAAAGGCCGCCGGCCTCTGGGAAAGCCTCAAGCTCCCCGTGCGACTGCGCACCTTCCGCAGCGGCGTCATGGTCGTTCAGGGTCGCGACCGCACCGACGACATCACGATCCGCACTCTTCTCGGTTGGCTCCAAGACTTGCACGAATTCCCGCCCGAGCGCGACGTCGCTTGGGATTGGCGCGAGTTCGGCCGCGGCGTCACAGCACAGGAGGCAGCCGAGCGCTTTGGGTGGAGTCTCGGGGTGGCGGAAGAGGAGCTCTTGATGGCCGAGGACAATGGGGCTCTCTGTCGCGAAGAGGGTCTGGAGGGACTGAAGTTTTGGAAGAATTACATCGATACGGGCGATATTCCCCCACCCAAAAGCAAAGAGGAACAGCAGGAGGAAGAGATCATTCGATCGCTGAAGGGGAGCGGCTTCGTTTAG